CAGGTGAGGGAGACGAAGTTTCCATTCACGCAGGCGACGTCCATGATCACGGGAGTTTTGTTTCCATTGGTCAGATTCGTGGCGTTGGTATTGTTGAATCCGGTGGTCACCCAGAAAGTATTGTCTCCGTGCCCGACGTAGTTGATAAAACCACGTCCGGTATTGACGTTTGTGGTGATGGTGGCTGCCAATGCGCCCGGATCGTAGATCTGATCTACTATGCCGTATCCATAGTTGAGCAATTTTGTGCGGATAATATTCATGTGCTGGATATCCGATTCGTCATTATCACCAATGCCGCCGCCACCTTCAGATGACGCGATGCCCATAGCCTGTGAGAGCCAGGTGGCGCTGCTATTCAGATCTCTTTCATAGACGATGGCTTTGTTGACCTGAGCGGTCACCTCGGCAGTCGTTTCCGCGGAAAAGCGTCCGATGAAGATATCAGGATAGTTGTCTCCTCCTGCCACAAGCGAGAAAGTGGGATCGCTGCCTCCGCCTCCGGAACTGAGGGACGGAATCTGCGGTGCGTCGCCAACAAGCTGGATATAGGTGAGCGTATTATCGGCATTATAGCGGTTTTGAATATAAGTTTGCAGATGGGCTGCGGTCGTTCCGATCGTTGACCATTCCACGAGTTCGGTCTCAATCCCCTTTTGCTTTTTCCAGTTCACATAAGGTGCGATCTGAGTGAGGAAGTTTAAGTGACATACGACGAGCAGCTTGCCAAAGCTATCGTTCACTGGCACATAGCGGTAGCTTTGATAGTTGATAAAGTGATTCTCATAGATCGGAAGAAAAGCGCGTGAGATAGATGTTCTTGCAGTGGAAAGTGTGTTCAGCATATCGATGCCGTCGGCAAAGACCCTGATCTTATATGAAGTAAAGACCCTCAGTGTCCGCGTTTGGGGATTGTAGGCAAAGGGAGCTGTCTGCACCGTGATGCCTCTGAAATCCCGCATGATATAGGGTTCCGAGAGACTTGCGATCTTGGCTGGATAGAACTCTTCGCCGGAATAGACCTTGCCAAAAGTATAGGGAACCGTGGCAGGATCGATATCGCGGGTGATGACACCTTTGGAAGGAGCGATGGGCATTTCGATATCGGTATATTCTACGTCATAGACATCCAGTTTCATCAAAGCGCTGTTGCCGATGATGATGCTGCGATTAAAGACCGGAAGCTGGGGAAAGCCCTTGTCCTGGCTTATTCCCTCACCCGGGAGGTTGATGTGAAACCATTCTTTTCCACCGATCGTAACCCTTTCCCTGTCAAAGTGAGAAATGCGGTATTGGAGGATGGTTTCGTTTTCACCAGACGAAACAACGTTGATCGAGTTGTTTGTGTCCGAGAGCTTTACGCTGCCCACGGCAAAGCCGTGAGCAAGCATGCATAGTATTGCCAAAGTAAGAATCAGTTGTTTCAAAATTACTCCTTGTCTATTTTCCCATCATTTTTTCGAGTTCTTTCACGCTTTTCCCGCCGGTAATCTTCTTCATCATCTTTTTCATATCCTCAAACTGGCGCAAAAGGCGGTTGATCTCCATGACGCTGCGTCCGCAACCTTTGGAGATGCGCAAGCGTCTGCTGCCGTTGAGGATATCCGGTTTTTCGCGTTCTTTGTCGGTCATGGATTGGATGATCGCCTCCACGTGTTTGATAGCGTTTTCGTCGATCTTCAAATCCGCCGGAAGTTTGCTGCTGAGCCCCGGAATCATCCTGATCAGGGATTCAAACGAGCCCATTTTTTTTATGCTCTGCAATTGCTTTAAAAAGTCATTTAGCGTGAACTGGTTTTTTATCAATTTCCGGGCGAGTTTTTCGTTTTCCTCCGCGTCGGTTGCCTCTTCCGCTTTCTCGATCAGGCTGAGCACATCGCCCATTCCGAGGATACGCGATGCCATTCTTTCGGGATAGAAGATTTCGAGATCGCCCACTTTTTCACCGATGCCGACAAAGGCGACCGGGCGTTCGGTGACCGCTTTGATGGAAAGCGCCGCACCGCCTCTGGCATCGCCATCCAGCTTGGTGAGGATCACCGCATCGAAGGCAAGCTTGTCATAAAACTCTTTGGCGACGATGACTGCGTCCTGACCGGTCATGGAATCCGCCACGAAAAAGATGTAATCCGGTTTGATATAAGCTTTTAGCCGTGCCACTTCGTTCATCATGTCCTTATCGATATGCAATCTCCCGGCGGTGTCGAAGATCAGCAGGTTGGCAAATTGCTGTTGTGCTTGTTTGAGTGCGCTTTCAGCAATCTTGATGATGTCTTTGGTGTCTTCAAAGACCACCGGGATATCGATCTGTTTGCCCAAAACCTTGAGCTGTTCGATCGCAGCGGGACGATAGACGTCGCAAGCCGCCAACATCGGTTTGATGTTCTTTTTGCGGTATAGAAGAGCCAGTTTGGCGCAGGTGGAAGTTTTGCCAGAGCCTTGCAGACCCACCATCATTACCTTGGTGAGTTTGTTGTCATAGACCTTAAATTCAAAACCTTCGGTATCCATCAGCGCGACTAATTGCTCGTGCACGATCTTGACTACTTGCTGTCCCGGAGTGAGAGATTTTGCCACTTCGGCTCCGAGCGCGCGTTTTTCCACTTCGAGGACGAAGTTTTTAACGATTCTAAAGTTTACATCGGCTTCCAAAAGTGCAAGACGGATCTCCCGCATGCTGTCTTTGATGTTCTGTTCGGTGAGATATCCTCTGCCTTTGAGGTTGCGAAATATTTTATCCAGTTTTTCAGAGAGACTGTCAAACATGTATGAATGTCCTTTGTTGGTTATTTCTTGCCTTCGGAACGCAGGTTGCGGATCGCGGCTCCATAATCCGCGCTGCTGAAGATATATGATGCCGAGACGAGGATATCCGCTCCAGCTTCGATGAGTGCGGCTGAGTTTTCATTATTGACCCCGCCATCGATTTCGATCAGCGTATCCAGTTTGGCGTTTTCGATGTGGGATTTCAAGACCTTGCACTTTTTCAGGATCGAAGAAATGAAGGATTGACCGGAAAAACCAGGATTGACGCTCATCAACAGGACAAAATCCAGCTCTGCCAGAATCGCTACCAGAGAGTGAACAGGCACTGCCGGATTGAGCGCCAAACCCGCTTTGATCCCTTTATTGCGGATGAAATTGACCAGCCGGTGGGCGTGATAGTCACATTCCTGGTGAAATGAGATCCACTGTACTCCGATTTCAGAAAGCGGCTCGATACACATGGCGGGATTGGTGACCATCAGATGAACGTCAAGGGGCAGATCGGTCAGCTCGCGCACCCGCTTGATCACTGGAAATCCAAAGCTAAGATTGGGCACATAATGCCCGTCCATCACATCCAGATGGATGATCTCCGCTCCGGCAAGTTCAAGCGCTTTGAGCTCTTCCGCCAATCTGCCAAAATCCGCGGACAATAGCGATGCCGCGATTTGTATGTCTTTCATAATCTATCTAACTGCGGATCACGAAAATGATATCCGTCAGCTCCTCATTGATATATTGCCTGCATTGGACAAGCAGAGTTTGTTTATGCAAGATTAGTTCCTGCATCCAAGAATTGTTTTGCACCCCCACATAGAGGATGGACTTTTGGAATTTTATCGGGTGCGAACGCTCCGCTAACAGGTCTCCGACGATGTCCCTCCACTTGGAATATAGGATGATGAAACTGCGATACTTTTCACCCGCGAGACTGAGAACGATGCGGCTACAGATACGATTGATGGAGTTAAAGGACATAACGGCAATCTCTTAACAGTGATTGTGCATCAGAGCATCCGCGCTTGGAATACAAAGCGTATTCAATCCCTGCTCATTTATATCATCTTCATGGGCGGACAATCTTTCAAAATCCGGTACTCCGGGCATTCGGCACTGTGTCAAAACCTCAACTCCTTGCAAATCTAAGATGTTCCCACTTTCAGCAATGCCTGATATCTGTCAATGAAAACCATCCTACTTGCACGCTCGGGTGGATTGTTATGCTACGGCTACGATTGTTAGGGTGAATCGGGATGACTATTTTAGGATAACTACGTTTGGATAACGATTGAATAACGTTAGGATAATCACGAATTTAGTCAGTTTATATAGGCTATAATTACCACGAATTTATTCAGTTTATATATGCTGTAATTACCAATTACTTAGTCTTGTACCCTCCCTTCGCTCCCTTTCCAAAGCGTTAATCAAGTGGGAGAGCGGTGTAGCGCAGCATGCCGATGCTGCGGTGGAGACTAATTATGGAGACTAAAAATTGGGCAACGCCAGCAACGATAATCATGCTACTAAGCAGACGAGGCAGGCAATGCAACTAGTGTAGCGTCTTACCCTAAATATGGGAA
This genomic window from Candidatus Cloacimonadaceae bacterium contains:
- a CDS encoding DciA family protein, with amino-acid sequence MSFNSINRICSRIVLSLAGEKYRSFIILYSKWRDIVGDLLAERSHPIKFQKSILYVGVQNNSWMQELILHKQTLLVQCRQYINEELTDIIFVIRS
- the ffh gene encoding signal recognition particle protein is translated as MFDSLSEKLDKIFRNLKGRGYLTEQNIKDSMREIRLALLEADVNFRIVKNFVLEVEKRALGAEVAKSLTPGQQVVKIVHEQLVALMDTEGFEFKVYDNKLTKVMMVGLQGSGKTSTCAKLALLYRKKNIKPMLAACDVYRPAAIEQLKVLGKQIDIPVVFEDTKDIIKIAESALKQAQQQFANLLIFDTAGRLHIDKDMMNEVARLKAYIKPDYIFFVADSMTGQDAVIVAKEFYDKLAFDAVILTKLDGDARGGAALSIKAVTERPVAFVGIGEKVGDLEIFYPERMASRILGMGDVLSLIEKAEEATDAEENEKLARKLIKNQFTLNDFLKQLQSIKKMGSFESLIRMIPGLSSKLPADLKIDENAIKHVEAIIQSMTDKEREKPDILNGSRRLRISKGCGRSVMEINRLLRQFEDMKKMMKKITGGKSVKELEKMMGK
- the rpe gene encoding ribulose-phosphate 3-epimerase, producing the protein MKDIQIAASLLSADFGRLAEELKALELAGAEIIHLDVMDGHYVPNLSFGFPVIKRVRELTDLPLDVHLMVTNPAMCIEPLSEIGVQWISFHQECDYHAHRLVNFIRNKGIKAGLALNPAVPVHSLVAILAELDFVLLMSVNPGFSGQSFISSILKKCKVLKSHIENAKLDTLIEIDGGVNNENSAALIEAGADILVSASYIFSSADYGAAIRNLRSEGKK